A genome region from Myxococcota bacterium includes the following:
- a CDS encoding MXAN_5187 C-terminal domain-containing protein produces MKNLKAFVITVSAIVIVTAVVGFFIVFQVAPQSAFARLVVDIGTLIALISACITVPKVADLKTDEIADGLRDLARGRYDRRMVHKDFDQLSDIAQAFNELAGTLADNTDPSLSRNKAARFPKLEPVVQRAALYEEHSYHPELGQVQAVPAKNTLTDLYEQFKEAHHLQGQQTVDFDTFETTLSKAKEALVKEHGVKSVRFEVVLESGEVALRPRLVR; encoded by the coding sequence ATGAAGAACTTAAAAGCTTTTGTGATAACAGTTTCAGCGATTGTCATTGTAACGGCAGTTGTTGGATTTTTTATTGTATTTCAGGTAGCACCTCAGTCAGCCTTCGCGCGGCTAGTGGTTGATATCGGTACGCTGATAGCTTTGATAAGTGCCTGCATTACTGTGCCTAAAGTTGCCGATTTAAAAACTGATGAAATTGCAGATGGTTTGAGAGATTTGGCCAGGGGCCGGTATGATCGGCGCATGGTTCATAAAGATTTTGATCAATTAAGTGATATCGCCCAAGCTTTCAACGAGTTGGCTGGCACCTTGGCGGACAATACGGATCCAAGCTTAAGCCGAAATAAAGCCGCTCGTTTTCCTAAGCTTGAGCCTGTGGTACAAAGGGCTGCGCTTTATGAAGAACACAGTTACCACCCAGAGTTGGGGCAGGTGCAGGCAGTTCCCGCTAAGAACACCCTGACAGATCTGTACGAGCAGTTTAAGGAAGCTCACCATTTGCAGGGCCAACAAACCGTGGATTTTGATACCTTCGAAACCACGCTATCTAAAGCCAAAGAAGCCTTGGTGAAGGAACATGGGGTTAAATCAGTTCGCTTTGAAGTGGTGCTAGAAAGCGGAGAGGTCGCCTTAAGACCTAGACTGGTGCGCTAA
- the rpoZ gene encoding DNA-directed RNA polymerase subunit omega, translating into MARVTVQDCLEVVENRFALVLLAAARSRQLMKGSRSLVEGFKNNEQVIALREIAAGKVKFNRSIREVLESSITELDHEYEASRSVQA; encoded by the coding sequence ATGGCACGCGTCACCGTACAAGATTGTTTAGAAGTTGTTGAAAATCGATTCGCTTTGGTTTTATTGGCTGCTGCAAGAAGCCGCCAGTTGATGAAAGGCAGCCGCTCCTTGGTGGAAGGCTTTAAAAACAACGAGCAAGTGATTGCTTTGCGTGAAATCGCTGCCGGTAAAGTTAAATTCAATCGCTCGATCCGTGAAGTGCTCGAGTCCTCCATTACCGAATTAGATCACGAGTACGAAGCTTCTCGCAGTGTCCAAGCCTAA